In the genome of Hymenobacter cellulosivorans, one region contains:
- a CDS encoding NADH-quinone oxidoreductase subunit NuoE family protein, giving the protein MQDLVAEVLGVKPIEVYEVSTFYTMFNLKPVGKHVLEICRTGPCQLRGSDELTAELERITGAKVGGGPSADGLFTLKEVECLAACGFAPVVQVREKYYEQLDTEASVNAMLTELRNMVHRPALPWEEKGLPNAVANN; this is encoded by the coding sequence GTGCAGGACCTGGTAGCCGAGGTATTGGGCGTGAAACCCATCGAGGTGTACGAGGTTTCGACTTTCTACACCATGTTCAACCTCAAGCCGGTAGGCAAGCACGTGCTGGAAATCTGCCGCACGGGCCCTTGCCAGCTGCGCGGCTCCGACGAGCTGACGGCCGAGCTGGAGCGTATCACCGGCGCCAAAGTAGGCGGTGGGCCTTCGGCCGACGGGCTGTTTACCTTGAAAGAGGTGGAATGCCTGGCCGCCTGCGGCTTTGCCCCCGTGGTACAGGTGCGCGAGAAATACTACGAGCAGCTCGACACCGAAGCTTCGGTAAACGCCATGCTCACCGAGCTGCGCAACATGGTGCACCGTCCGGCGCTTCCCTGGGAAGAAAAAGGCCTGCCCAACGCCGTAGCCAACAATTAA
- a CDS encoding NADH-quinone oxidoreductase subunit C: MAENTQESAAESQEAAAPLDPQAVKNAQLLALLQRLFGADTFMDVEEPYGLLTVTTTRERIHEIIAGLQQDQELQLNFLTTMCGIHYPENEGKELGMIYHVHSLVNNLRLRIKIFFPIADPVVPTLTDLYATANWMEREAYDFYGIIFTGHPNLIRILNVEDMDYHPMRKEYALEDGTREDKTDLFFGR; the protein is encoded by the coding sequence ATGGCTGAAAATACCCAAGAATCCGCGGCAGAATCTCAGGAAGCAGCGGCTCCACTAGATCCGCAGGCGGTTAAGAATGCTCAGTTGCTAGCGTTGCTGCAGCGTCTGTTCGGCGCCGACACCTTCATGGACGTCGAGGAGCCTTACGGCCTGCTGACTGTGACGACCACGCGGGAGCGGATTCACGAAATCATTGCCGGCTTGCAGCAGGATCAGGAGTTGCAGCTCAACTTCCTGACTACGATGTGCGGCATTCATTACCCCGAAAACGAGGGTAAAGAACTAGGCATGATTTACCACGTGCACAGCCTGGTAAATAACCTGCGCCTGCGCATCAAGATTTTCTTCCCCATTGCCGACCCGGTAGTGCCCACTCTGACCGACCTCTACGCCACGGCGAACTGGATGGAGCGCGAGGCCTACGACTTCTACGGCATTATCTTCACGGGCCACCCCAATCTCATCCGCATTCTGAATGTGGAAGACATGGACTACCACCCCATGCGCAAGGAATACGCGCTAGAAGACGGTACCCGCGAAGACAAAACAGACCTTTTCTTCGGCCGCTAA
- the nuoF gene encoding NADH-quinone oxidoreductase subunit NuoF, which produces MGRKLLTEHINVEGIDTFEVYRKHGGYRSVEKALKTMTPDEVVEEVKKSGLRGRGGAGFPTGMKWSFLAKPEGVPRYLVCNADESEPGTFKDRQLMSKLPHLLVEGMITSSYALGANTSYIYIRGELLYVLRILEKAIAEAYAAGFLGKNILGSGYDLDLYVHPGGGAYICGEETALLESLEGKRGNPRNKPPFPAVQGLYARPTVVNNVESIAAVPVIVNDGGDEYAKIGVGRSTGTKLISACGHLNKPGIYEIELGVPVEEFIYSDEYCGGIWKGRDLKAVVAGGSSVPILPKELILKTAAGEPRLMTYESLSDGGFVTGTMLGSGGFIAMDETTCIVRNTWNFSRFYHHESCGQCSPCREGTGWLEKILHRLEHGHGNERDIDVLASVAKQIEGNTICPLGEAAAWPVSAAIRHFRDEFEWHVRYPQEATRPGAVFPGKAVLV; this is translated from the coding sequence ATGGGACGCAAACTGCTGACCGAACATATCAACGTTGAAGGCATCGACACCTTTGAGGTATACCGCAAGCATGGCGGCTACCGCTCGGTGGAGAAGGCCCTCAAAACCATGACCCCCGACGAGGTGGTGGAAGAGGTGAAAAAGTCGGGCCTGCGTGGCCGCGGCGGTGCCGGTTTCCCCACGGGCATGAAATGGAGCTTTCTGGCCAAGCCCGAAGGCGTGCCGCGCTACCTCGTTTGCAACGCCGACGAATCGGAGCCGGGCACCTTCAAGGACCGGCAGCTGATGTCGAAACTGCCCCACCTGCTGGTGGAAGGCATGATTACGAGCTCCTACGCCCTGGGCGCCAACACTTCCTACATCTACATCCGTGGGGAGTTGTTGTACGTGCTGCGCATCCTGGAAAAGGCCATTGCCGAAGCTTACGCAGCCGGTTTCCTGGGTAAAAACATCCTGGGCTCGGGTTACGACCTGGATTTGTACGTGCACCCCGGTGGGGGTGCCTATATCTGCGGCGAAGAAACAGCTTTGCTTGAATCCTTGGAAGGCAAGCGGGGTAACCCGCGCAACAAGCCCCCATTCCCCGCCGTGCAGGGCCTCTACGCCCGCCCCACGGTGGTGAACAACGTGGAGTCTATTGCCGCCGTGCCGGTTATTGTGAATGATGGCGGCGACGAGTACGCCAAGATTGGCGTGGGCCGGAGCACCGGCACCAAGCTGATTTCGGCCTGCGGCCACCTCAACAAGCCCGGTATCTACGAAATCGAACTGGGCGTGCCCGTCGAGGAATTCATCTACTCCGATGAGTACTGCGGCGGCATCTGGAAAGGCCGCGACCTGAAGGCTGTCGTAGCCGGCGGTTCGTCGGTGCCAATTCTGCCCAAGGAATTGATTCTGAAAACCGCCGCCGGTGAGCCCCGCCTGATGACCTACGAGTCGTTGTCGGATGGCGGGTTTGTGACGGGTACCATGCTGGGCTCCGGTGGCTTCATTGCCATGGACGAAACCACCTGCATCGTGCGTAACACCTGGAACTTTAGCCGCTTCTACCACCACGAGTCGTGCGGGCAATGCTCGCCCTGCCGCGAGGGTACGGGCTGGCTGGAGAAAATCCTGCACCGCCTGGAGCACGGCCACGGCAATGAGCGCGACATCGACGTGCTGGCCAGCGTGGCCAAGCAAATCGAAGGCAACACCATCTGCCCCCTGGGTGAAGCGGCGGCCTGGCCAGTTTCGGCCGCCATTCGTCACTTCCGCGACGAATTTGAGTGGCACGTGCGCTACCCCCAGGAAGCTACCCGCCCCGGTGCGGTGTTTCCCGGCAAAGCAGTCCTTGTTTAG
- the nuoD gene encoding NADH dehydrogenase (quinone) subunit D → MAVNDTLEGTHKIIQEAREQQQNSGLVPTLNDFSQELTTLNLGPTHPATHGIFQNILQMDGERIISGVPTIGYIHRAFEKIAERRPFYQITPLTDRMNYCSSPINNMGWHMTVEKLLGVTVPKRAQYMRVIAMELARITDHLICNSILGVDTGAFTGFLYVFQEREKVYEIYEEICGARLTTNMGRVGGMERDFSDVAIQKLRDWLKTFPAVMKEFESMFNRNRIFMDRVVNVGPITAEKALNYGFTGPNLRAAGVDYDVRAMNPYSSYEDFDFEIPVGTKGDTYDRFMVRNEEIWQSLRIINQALENLPEGPFHADAPHYYLPPKQAVYKNMEALIYHFKIIMGEIEAPVGEVYHSVEGGNGELGFYLISDGGRTPYRLHFRRPCFIYYQAYPEMVVGSSLSDAIVTLSSMNVIAGELDA, encoded by the coding sequence ATGGCAGTAAACGACACGCTGGAAGGTACCCACAAGATCATCCAGGAAGCCCGGGAACAGCAGCAGAACAGCGGCCTCGTTCCCACGCTCAACGACTTCAGCCAGGAACTGACGACCCTTAACCTGGGTCCGACGCACCCGGCCACGCACGGCATTTTCCAGAACATCCTGCAAATGGATGGGGAGCGGATTATTTCCGGCGTCCCGACCATCGGCTATATCCACCGGGCCTTTGAGAAGATTGCCGAACGCCGGCCCTTCTATCAAATCACGCCCCTCACCGACCGGATGAACTACTGTTCGTCGCCCATCAACAACATGGGTTGGCACATGACGGTAGAAAAGCTGCTCGGCGTAACGGTGCCCAAGCGTGCCCAGTACATGCGCGTCATCGCCATGGAGCTGGCCCGCATCACCGACCACCTCATCTGCAACTCGATTCTGGGCGTAGACACCGGCGCATTTACCGGCTTCCTCTACGTGTTCCAGGAGCGGGAAAAGGTGTACGAGATTTACGAGGAAATCTGCGGCGCCCGCCTGACCACCAACATGGGCCGCGTGGGCGGCATGGAGCGTGACTTCTCCGACGTGGCCATTCAGAAGCTGCGCGACTGGCTCAAGACCTTCCCCGCGGTGATGAAGGAGTTTGAATCCATGTTCAACCGCAACCGCATTTTCATGGACCGCGTGGTGAACGTGGGCCCGATTACGGCGGAAAAAGCGCTGAACTACGGCTTCACCGGCCCCAATCTGCGCGCCGCCGGCGTCGACTACGACGTGCGGGCCATGAACCCTTACTCCAGCTACGAGGACTTCGACTTCGAAATCCCCGTGGGTACCAAGGGCGACACCTACGACCGGTTCATGGTGCGCAACGAGGAAATCTGGCAGAGCCTGCGCATCATCAACCAGGCCCTGGAAAACCTGCCCGAAGGCCCGTTCCACGCCGATGCTCCGCACTACTACCTGCCCCCTAAGCAGGCTGTGTACAAGAACATGGAGGCTTTGATTTACCACTTCAAAATCATCATGGGTGAGATTGAAGCGCCGGTAGGCGAGGTGTATCACTCTGTGGAAGGTGGCAACGGCGAGTTGGGCTTCTACCTAATTTCCGATGGGGGCCGCACGCCTTACCGCCTGCACTTCCGCCGCCCCTGCTTCATTTACTACCAGGCTTACCCCGAAATGGTGGTGGGCAGCAGCCTCTCCGACGCCATCGTGACCTTGTCGTCGATGAACGTAATTGCCGGCGAGCTGGACGCGTAG
- a CDS encoding NADH-quinone oxidoreductase subunit B has product MSDIRVPEIKMVEAPEGVEGAGFFATSLESVVGMARANSLWPLPFATSCCGIEFMATMGSHYDISRFGSERPSFSPRQADLLMVMGTIAKKMAPIVKQVYEQMAEPRWVLAMGACACSGGIFDSYSVLQGIDRIIPVDVYVPGCPPRPEQVLDGLMRVQDLARTESIRRRNAPEYQALLASYNIK; this is encoded by the coding sequence ATGAGCGATATTCGTGTTCCTGAAATAAAGATGGTTGAGGCCCCCGAGGGCGTAGAAGGCGCTGGCTTCTTCGCAACCTCCCTGGAGTCGGTAGTGGGCATGGCCCGCGCCAATTCCCTGTGGCCCCTGCCCTTCGCTACGTCCTGCTGCGGCATCGAGTTTATGGCGACCATGGGCTCGCACTACGACATCTCCCGCTTCGGCTCGGAGCGTCCGTCGTTTTCGCCCCGGCAGGCCGACCTGCTGATGGTGATGGGCACCATCGCCAAGAAGATGGCCCCCATCGTGAAGCAGGTGTACGAGCAGATGGCTGAGCCCCGCTGGGTGCTGGCCATGGGCGCCTGTGCCTGCTCGGGTGGCATCTTCGACTCCTACTCCGTGCTCCAGGGCATCGACCGGATTATCCCCGTCGACGTGTACGTGCCCGGCTGCCCGCCCCGCCCCGAGCAGGTTCTCGATGGCCTGATGCGAGTGCAGGATTTGGCCCGCACCGAATCGATTCGCCGCCGCAACGCGCCCGAGTACCAGGCGCTGCTGGCTTCCTATAACATCAAGTAG
- a CDS encoding NADH-quinone oxidoreductase subunit A: MLLAVTTNYQPVDFLPIVVQFGLAIAFVAFAMIVSHLVGPNRKSKVKNEAFECGIESVGNARTPISIKYFLTAILFVLFDVEVIFMYPWAVNFRSLGWDGFVQMIVFLTLLMAGFAYVIKKGILKWTGTHA, encoded by the coding sequence ATGCTTCTCGCTGTAACTACTAATTACCAGCCGGTTGATTTTCTGCCCATTGTGGTACAATTCGGCCTGGCCATTGCCTTCGTGGCCTTTGCCATGATTGTGTCCCACCTGGTGGGCCCCAACCGCAAAAGCAAAGTCAAAAATGAGGCTTTCGAGTGCGGTATCGAGTCGGTGGGCAATGCCCGCACCCCGATTTCCATCAAATACTTCCTCACCGCCATCTTGTTCGTGCTCTTCGACGTGGAGGTAATCTTCATGTATCCCTGGGCCGTGAACTTCCGCAGCCTGGGCTGGGACGGCTTCGTGCAGATGATTGTGTTCCTGACCCTGCTGATGGCGGGCTTCGCCTACGTTATCAAGAAAGGCATTCTGAAGTGGACCGGCACCCACGCCTAA